The sequence TTGGTAAGCACTGCTCTTCATGTGAGCCCATTCGAGCGTCTTGGGGGATGATGAGTCTAAAGATTAGTGTATAGATTAGATTCAGAATACCAACGTtctatttatacatatatgtttACAAATTGAATTATAGATTCACAGTAGACTGGGATGAGATCCTTCGTCGAAAAGGGACAATCGTTAAGAGAGATCCGGTTTTGGCTCTTTTATGCGTCATCAGTATATGATGTTGCTTTCTTTAATTTACTGATTTGCCAACAATCCCAAGTCGCTAAATAAactcattattattttataaacgtTGGTTTAGTGGTTACATATCTTTGTCCAAGTCGAAACAAATACACTCTTTGAAGCATTTGGTTCAATCTCGGTCACAAAAGACAAGCTTTCCGGATTTACGACACAGCCCTTGTTCCCCAACAGAGTTAACAACCTTACCATAACTATACATCAACGGCATCTTCCCCATAACTCTATGAAACTCCCTAATGCACTTGCCTCTTCTCTTCCTGTGTTCCACTCTTCTACTGCTCAACCCAGCTTCTCTCACCCCATTCTCCACttgctcttgttcttcttcgttATTACGCGCATCTCCCCAATCCCTAACTCTCTCTGCTCCCACCATGATTGGACCTGCTCTCAACTTGTCCGCAGCTACAAAATTCATCAGTATATCCTCGCAGTTACGCATCGTGTCCACAACCCccctcatctcctccatctcCACACCTCCATTGCAGCTATACTCGAAAAGATAATCTTGTTTCATCATCATGAACTTGGTGAGGACGATGGAGTACTTATCCGGGTGAACAGTGTAGATCCAGTCTTTCCCCAGCAAGTCAAACCCGTGCGATCTCACAAACATTCCTAATAAACGATCAGGGTTCGACTTCCACACGGAAAACGCGAACTCCAGCGACTTCTTGTCCACCTCCACGTCATCATCGCATATCAAAACAGCACGAGTGTCTACGGAAGGGCGAGGGAGGAACCTCGCGTTGAGGCTGCTCGATGGTTGCTGGATCAGAGAGATGGAAGCTGTGCCAAGCGAGTAACGAGTGAGGTTGTGGTATAAGTGGTCAAGTAGCTGAGCAGGTGTGGTAGGGTTACCCCAGAGGACTAAGATTGAGGAGACGATTGAGGATCCTGAATACGCGGCCACGATGGATTGGAGAAGAGGAATACGGGACTCAGAGTAACCGTTTATTAGGACGGTGATCTGATCCGATCTGAGTTTCTGAAAATCTCTAAGTTTCATTGCATCACACGGATCCGGATCAGCTGAGAGAGTGCGCGAAAACACGAGTGGCGTAACAGAGAGcgcaaggaagagaagaaaccAGATGGAGAAGAAGGCATTGCTAGTTCCGATTTGATCCATGAAACAGATCACAACGAACAATCGAATCTCGGGAGAAGCAGAAGTCCTCCCGGCGAAGTGCGAACTAAATTAAATGGGCTTTTAGTTTACAATGCCGTAAATGATGTAATTAGGCCTAGATAAAGATAATTAAGCTCAAAAGAATATTAAAACCAAGCAAAGCCCAAACTTTTTGAAAGGAGGAAGaatgaaattttgaaaagaGATTCGTACGTGTAAGAGGTGCatgaatatcatattttttttaccaaGCTTAACAGGATGTGACCCTAGGTTTCTTATCTTCCCTGATACCTGCTGACGAGCCAGTGATTCTGTAAAACGTCTGCAAAATGGGTAAATAAGCCCAACTAGAAGTCAAATGTTTTGAAAGAAAGGGTATGGTAGGTGGGTGCGAGAGAGTAATGTAGGAGAGgagaatataaaacatttaactAACAAAAACGGGTGAGTTTGTTAGGTTAGGCTACTATTTACTATCTAAGCTACACACTCCGTGTGTCAAACCGCCAGCGCACTTATACCCGACAAGACATGTGTGGTTAAATGACAAACCATAAAACAAGTTGGTCGTTTATTTTAAGCCAAAGTCATAGGTACTACACACTGATAACTGTTAAAATTAGTTTTCCAGCTTCCAGGAAACTAACATTGTATTAAGAAAACACGAGTTGACAGAATCCTCTGCCTCGGATCCTATTGCAgatagaaacaaaaaataaataaatgtagatATAGTTAACTTTTAGCCAAAAAGAGATAGGGAGGGAGATCTAGTTCAATTATTTGTTATAGATTGGTTAAAAGAAAACCAGATAAAATGGTGAAACTGGAGGAGGGGATGCATGAAAGTGAGTTAAAATGGTGGGGAAGGGTTTGTACCTCGGGTAGCTTTAGATACTGCAGTAAGTATGGCCCACATGAGCTGCTCAAAAGTGTGAAAGTTCATCAGAACTGTATGAGAGCAAAAagcaaacaaagaaagaaaactagtggatttggggtttagggaccCATGCACGTGATTTTGGTCTTTCCTACCTTTTTCAACATTTGTGCATCTTATATTGTATTCTGAAAACTATTTAAATTCACTAACTTGCCCGTGATCGGTCTTATAAGCATGATCTCACAAATCGAAAAAGAATGCATCAATGTCATTTTGATGTATGGCCattttcactttcttcttccgtcattttTATTTGCGATTTTCTAACCTTTTGCATGTGGAGAAGCAAATTAGAGGATATTTAGTAATGATGTCTATTTTCTACTAGAACATtatcattctttatttttttcatatgtaGCTATGatctaaatattaatttttcaaaaagtttatggcATTGGACCCAAATACAAGGATAGAGAGGCTTGCGCGAAGGAGTCTGCAGACCCATTAATAACCcgagaaatgaaaataaaccgACAAAACACGAAGGGCGATGTCGGAGGAGAAGCCAGAGAGTCGACGTCCGAGAGAACTCCAAAGAAGTCCGAAAGTTTTCTTCCGGTGGTGATTGCTCTAACAAGCGCTTGAGAGTCTGTTCTAAAACAGATTTTGGTGAGATCGAGAAAGGAGGCATGGatctaaatattaatttaaaagaagcatatattttatttttcaacataaaaatatatattaatatgaaaGTGTATTCAAGAAGTATATCAGAAGAGACATACTGTTAAAAAGAACCTATGTGCCTTCAGTTAAGTAATTTATCTATGCATTTTGGTTACACGAATTTCTAGTTACAACCAGATAGTTTGCTGCCATTTAATTTGCATATACGTATATACATATGTCTTTTTTGTCATGTACATATATACATGTGAAAAGGTTACAAgcaaaatatgatatatttagTGAGGATTGTCCACATTGTTTTTGTGTCATAAGCTAGCTAGAGACACTGATTGAGAGAAAGAGTAGAAATGTGGGGACTGTTGTGACAATAAAATGGTCCCCGACAAGAATCTTCAAAACTACACGAAATCCAAGTTTGAAAGTTAACGgtcaccaaaaataaataaaaaagaaaaagaaaaaaacagccTCGATTCTCCCGCTATCCGTTGTCTTCTGAAGCCAACCACTGTTACAGTACTTCCTCTATAGGGGTATAACAGTCACCACTCttgattgttttgttgtttAGTGTAATTTGCGACGACTAATTAGAAAGATTAACTATTCCAAAATGCAGCCAGTTCTGTGTTGGGTGCATAGAAGAAGATGATTATGTTCAGCTAAGGGTAAATATCGCCAACGCCTCCCTTTGTCTCATAGACatgattcttaatttttttggtaagcGGATgactttttataattaaaaaaatcgcaAATAGCAAGTGGGGGAAAGGCTTTACTTTAATTATCTGGAATAAATCTTAAATTGGCTTTTTCTCATATGAATGGAAAAATGACCGATAAAAAACAAAAGTgaatttcttataaataaaagcttgtaaaaaaaaaaaaggttgtgaGAAAATAGGAGGAGAAAAAAGGggaggttttgttttttttttcctttttgcttTCTCTACAAACAAAAGTGTCTCCCTTTTTTCtaatctccttcttcttcttctctctttctcttttcgCCGTTCCTGCGATTCTGAAATTCTTTTTAAGCTTTGATATCCTTCCTTTCAGAATCGTAGTAGCAATGGCTTTTTAATTTCccctttttttattaattagccAAAAAAAGGGGATTGCTTTGGTATCTCCCCTCCTCTCCCTCTTCATTCTCGCCGCCGGCAGATGGCCAAGTCGTCACCATCCTCACAAAATCCTCCGAACTTGGTGGATTGCTCGCTAGGGTCTGTCTCAACACCCACATAGATCAAACGATCTGATCTGATCCCAATCGATCTCAattgaggaagaagagatgGGGAAGGTGGTAGAGAAATTGGGAAGATGCTTAAAGACGGTGTTTTTCATGGTTGCCATGTTGGTTTCCCTCTTAGTCTCCTCCTTGCCTGTCCTCGTTGCCATCGGCGACGTCTTGGTCCCAACCTTTTTGCTTTCCAGCTTTACTTGTCTGACCTGTTACAGCTTCAATGACCATCTCAGCAGATACAGCTTCAAGACCTCTTTGACTGATATTCCTCTCGTCTCCCTCCTCAGATCTTTCCTCCTCATCTGTACCTTTCACCTTCCCTCCTTTCCTTTGAGAGTTTTCTCCacttttttaatcttaaaagtttcttttttttgtttattgatgAACAGGTGTGTATTCACTATCCGATGGGCCTGCACTCTCTCACGGACCTTACCTCGGAACTGTGTCCTTGTGTTCCGTTGTTTCCATTGTTCTTCTTTCGGTTAAAGCTTGTATTTTTACTGCTAACTCTCAGCTTAACTCTGAAGCATCGATCTCTCCGTCAAGGCAACGACTTCACCTCAAGAAGTCTTGGGGAATGCCAGTTTTGTTCCTTTCTTCTGTGGTTTTCGCTCTTGGTCATACCGTTGTTGCTTATAGAACTAGCTGCCGAGCTCGGAGGAAACTCTTGTTCCACAGAGCGGTCGACCCTGAAGCTGTAAGCTTACTAACTTTGCCTGCAAACCTTTTAACTAAACATCATCTCTTTGACTTCtgtgtgtttttttgtttgcaggttcTTTCGTGTAAAAGTGTCTTCTCTAGTTACCAGAAAGTCCCACGTTCTCCCATTCCTTTGGTTCGGAAGGTCTCCAAGACTGATGGCGAGGTCAGACGGAAGCTTCCTTCATCTACTTCCAATGATGGAGAGCTTCCAGTGAGAGTACTCGCTGATCTTGACAGCTTGTTCGTTACAGTCACGGGACTCTCTGTGCATTACAAGATTTGCACACCTGGCTCGCCTCGGCAGTCGTCTGTCTCCTCAACTCTTTCTCCCGAAGCTAATTCTATGCTCAATGTGCCGGAGGCGATGGCAGGAAGGTTGAAGCTTGACAGGAAACTATTGAGCATGGTCACTAGAAACAAGCTCAATCATCATCACCATAAAAGCTGCAGCAGCCTCTTCAACAATTCGTCTTCTTCCTTGCACGATCCTCTCCTAGAGGGTTCTCCTACTTCTCCTCTTCTTTTCAAAGATACTCAGGAAGAAGAGGATGTCATGAATGCGTCCAGTTGCGGTGGTGTCACGGAGCAGCAAGATCCCTCCGATGGAAGTTTTGGTGTAGTGCTGGTTCATGGATTTGGAGGTGGAGTGTTCTCTTGGAGAAATGTGATGGGTTCTCTCGCCCATCAGCTTGGCTGTGTTGTCACTGCTTTCGATAGGCCTGGTTGGGGATTAACCGCTAGGCCTCATGTTAAGGATTTGGAAGAAAGAGATTTGCCAAACCCTTACACTCTGGAAAATCAGGTAATTTGATCTTCATTGGTGGAAGCTTTTGTATTTGCACTTCAGAAAGAAATGTAAAAACTCAATGATCTGTTCTTGGATGTTTGCAGGTAGACATGCTTGTTGCTTTTTGCCACGAAATGGGGTTTGCTTCGGTAGTCTTGGTTGGCCATGATGATGGAGGTTTGATTGCTCTCAAGGCTGCACAAAGATTGGTAGCATCAAATGATGATGCCACCATCAAAGTGAAAGGAGTGGTTTTGCTTAATGTAAGCTTGACGAGGGAAGTAGTCCCAGCTTTTGCAAGAATACTTCTGCACACTTCACTAGGAAAGAAACACCTTGTTCGCCCGCTTTTGCGAACTGAGATAGCTCAGGTGGTGAACCGTCGAGCTTGGTATGATCCTGCCAAGATGACATCAGATGTCTTAAAGCTATACAAGGCACCACTCCATGTCGAAGGCTGGGACGAGGCGCTTCACGAGATAGGTAGACTCTCATCCGAGATGGTGCTTTCAACTCAAAATGCACAGTCGCTTCTCAAAGCAGTGGAAAGCTTACCAGTATTAGTCGTTGCTGGAGCAGAAGACGCACTTGTTCCCCTCAAGTCCTCCCAAGTCATGGCTTCAAAACTCTTTAACTCTGTAAGTCTTCcgtatatttaattaaaacgaATAACTCTCTGTCTCTCAGGGACTAACATTAGACATTGTTCAATCAAACAGAGGCTAGTAGCAATCTCAGGATGTGGTCATCTGCCGCATGAGGAGTGTCCAAAGGCGCTTCTTGCAGCCATGACCCCATTCATAAGCAGACTTGTACTTAGTGACTGAGTGATCACTTCTTGTTGTCTTCTTAGATCACAATCGATTAGtggtttgtgttttgtttttctttttgtctgccccaaaaggaaagaagttgGGGGGTGATTTTGAGGTCTTAGCAGCTGTGTGTGTATTCATCATGACCAGAGTTATTGTaattttctctgttttcatgtatggattgaaagtttttctatttatttgtcCGTTAAAGTACAAGTGTGAAATGCTGAATCTTGGTAAAAAGAATCCGGTTTGCATTAACTTATGTCCGAACCAAACCAAGTCTCTTTTGTACCGACTATAAATAAGGAAAGAGAAAAGTAATATTAGTTGTGAAGGCCTAATCACGCGCCTATGGTTTTACTCTTTTGATTCTGGGATGACGCGCTCAACGCGCTTTGCATGGGCATCATCAGACAAGCTTCTTCTCTCCTTGTTTATTTAAACTAGGGATTTTGTCCGGGCTAGGTTATTCAAATAACAttgtatttaataatatttatattacaatatattatttctatgttataaaaatataaatagtaaattGAATTAGAAATGAgtaaaacttacaatttttttttattatctaaaatatctATGGGATGAACaactaaaatgaataaattttttgttaaaccttagttattatccaaaataattttcttacatatttaggttattaagaaaatatattattaatctccACATTCCATATTTCTTTgttatatgtataatttatatcatatttatgtttttatttatatgtttattatattttataatatatttattcatgattataatctgtttttcacaattataataaataacgctaattttaaaaaatcatttctttaaataaaactatttttaaattttttgtatatgttaaatACActgaaaattatatgaaaatattattattactatattttttgtcagcaattattattactatattatttgtttagttatagacaaaaacaaatatttcacaaTCTAGctatagtaaaatattattctggacTAAAATTCAGTGtaaaatgataattaaaatattttcaatagatattcacaatttatttaaattttattattatatattagttggttttaaaattactatttaaaaatacaatgaGGTTATTACActgttattaaaaaataaatttttatataccaATTAGggaaattttgaatatattttcagTCCAAAACTATGATCCAAAAACATTATTTAGAACACAGTAAGATGAatgaaaacacaaacacaaatataaacacATTTGTTTTGGTGTGAAATCTAAGGAATACCTTCAAAGTCATATCCATCTAGATTCCCATGTACACAACGTATTAAAGACAAAACTTGATACTTTACCTACAGCTGTACAACAATAAATGGAGCTTTGGCATTATTTCTATTGTCGTAATGGAACATATTCTTGAGGAGGATAgccaaaataattattaaaaagaacaaaagatcTTACTGATACTCTTATGTCCATTCTCAACGcacataaagaaaacaaaattgtaaaaacaGGTAAACTAAGAGAAGTTCATTGATCATCTAGCTGGTGCCTCTCAGTCTAATATAAGAGGACATATCACAGGTTAGATCGCAGTGCAGctggtgaaggaaaaaaaattaaagaactaATTGTGTAGGAGAAAAACTTGCCATTAAGTCCAGCCATGACAACAGCTTGAACTATTCATCAAAATTGAGCTTCTGCCATAGAATGAAAGGGGAAATAAGCGAAAGGATTCAAAAATCTATTCATTTTACCCAAACAGTCTCCCCTGAAAAGTTGCAACCGAAGAAATGCGGAAAACCCGTTAACATAACATCATAGAGAGAGAGTGGAGAAGTATCCGTCATGATATTACCTGAGATTGAGAGGCACGTTCATGATGCAAAATATTTGAATGGGGTGGTTGCTTTGATTTTCTTCTTTACCGGCTCAAACCAATCTTGGAGTTGAGTTCCAAAAATCAAGTTTTGCTCAAGActcttgtttcttttctttaagCACTTGATCGGGTCAGGTTGCAAACTGATTGTTGGTTTCAGATAGTTGGCAAAGGCTGTAGATCCACTTCTGATTACATCAAAGAGGGCTGCTTTGGTTTTCGACCGGTTATCGTTTATCTTCTACATcacattttaaatccatcagcaAAGACAGAAACATATATACAGCGACTGAGAAAACGTTACGTGCAACCAAGGAACAAACACAATAGCTTGGTTTCATATTAAAACGTAGTACCTGAGTTAGTGAAGTTTGTGATGATTCAACCATCAATAATTATTGGAATTTCCATCGAGAAGATATATCAGGTTCGGGGGACAGCTTCAAAACACTCCCTCGAAAAAATAGTATGAGAAGATATATCATGTTTCCAATCATCTTTAAATATATCATCACCAAAGTGTCATCAATTTAATACAgagagacgatgacaatatcaTACCTATTTCGTCGATAGGCTCTTGCCAAATGTAGGATCCAAAACTCGATGGCTTTGTTATCTGCCAGATCTCTGCTAATGAAGAGGCACAATAAATCATACCTCAGATCCAAGAATCAAATACAAATACAGACGAAACCCTTTAGGTGACAGCATTCAACCTGTTTTCGTCATCTTTCATATTCTCAGATTCATAGTCTGATCTTCTTTCTCTGATTTCGTTCAGGGCTTCGTTTGCTCTCTAGAAAGTTTAGGgtagtaaaataaattaactatCTAAGATGAAAAATAAGAGTGTAATAAAATCGAGTCTTACCGAGACTTACCAGAGTTTTGAACCGATTTCATCGCCAGTAGAACAGAGGTTGTCGAATATGGTTGAATGTGAGCTTCAATGAAGGGGAGGTGAAAGGATAGCTTCCTCATCTAGATTGGAGAAAATATCGTAATTGAATGAGTGTGAGTGCACAGTGATAAATACAAAGAAACTGTGAATTGTAGAAATCAGAAACGATGATTATTAAGGGGAAGAGCAAGAGACGACTCAGATGTGTGTTTGTAAGGAAGCTTGGTCTGGTAAAAATGGGCCATAGCTTTCCAATTTAAGACGCTCACGTGAATTGGCCCACAAAAAAATCTGTTTCGAGTAACAATGACATGGCAATTTAGAAGCTcttgattggttgatttaattaaatgacgTGGACACTCTCTCTTTTGAGCATATCTTGcttttagtataggttagatCAGACAagtttcatttataaataagagaaactcgttttgataaaaaaaaatatatatataagagaaagagaaactaggggtgggcatttcggtttagtttcgggttcggtttgggtttggtttggtttgggtaatttgggttttataaactcaaaccaattaaaaccaaagtagctttggtttgggttcggtttgggtttaattcggttcggttcagttcggtttggtttagatttagttCGGTTTACATTATTATGGTCTAGTTTGGTTCGGTATAGTTCGGGTTGGTTATAAAATATGAAGGCATcagttttatagttttattaaaaaataattaactcaTAAACGATAGAGTGAGAATATAAAAACTTATGCtacatgattttatatataatagtattatttgaatcgtatttataattttttttaaaaaatatggaagttatgaaaaaatgaaaaatgaaactttaactaaaatttgcaatatgttaatacatatatatatatatatcatatatatttttactatatatatattggattatcggtttggttcggtttggttcggtttaaacccaaaccaaaccaaaccaaaccgttcGGGTTGAGTAAAACATGAACCAATTGGGTTACATAAAGAgcacggtttggtttggttcggtttaactTCGGTTtggttggttcggttcggtttggtttttttgcccacccctaaGAGAAACtccatcaaaaatatttcaagaCAAATACctaaaatagtaataaaatatatttttattttccaaatagcacataagaaataaaatttcaaaccagCTAAAAGTAAACtctttaaaaaatagatttagatttgaatttattaatgataatataattcttttgttacaaaaatgTCAATCTAGAATTTTGATACAATTTATATCGATTTTAACTGtaatattaattgtaaagtACTTTAATCTTACAAATAGTTTTGTTAAAACTATCATTTCAACTTTGTGTCAAATTATCTTATGACTATCATTTCAACTTTGTGTCAAATTATCTTATCCATCATCCACTTTGTTACATGGTTACTTTATTAATATCGTCTCTTAATATGGTTAGTAGGCAAATTAACCcatttttttaaccaaaagtAACTTTTATTTGCCCTGGCAGTGTCAAAACAAAAGACAAGGGATTCAAGAGTGAAGACGCTTCTTTTTCCTGAgtgcatctttttttttaataacatccTGATTGTATCTCTTCTTCTGAACACCAGCACCGAGTATGCTTACAAGCACTCCCTCTGAACAGgctgaaactttatagaaaacttttcttcttttcttttgccTAACaccttttacatattttttgagTTTCAAACATCACAAGCACATAAAACATATACAAACTGGAAATGTCTTGAGCTAATAATGCATTCACCCACATCTTACAatcatatctattttaaaagCTTTGAAAGCTACTACGAAAGAACTGACGAAAAGTCTGAGACCATCCAAAGATTTCCCCCGTCTCAGATTGGTCGATTCAGACATCATATTTGGCAGTTCATGTTCTAGATGAGCTGGTCTCTGCTCCAGAAACAGTCATCAAGCTTCCAGTGTCGGACATGTAGTGATAATTGTAATTGATTCTGGTCACTAAATCAGCCAAATGAGGAAAGTGTCCAACATTCAGCTTCGAAGACAATACCTGCATATTCAATAATCAACTAAGCTTTCATATTACAACTAACAAGTATACAGAGTTGTAGATTCGATGGCCTTACTCTAAGGAGGAAAGCTATGCAGTCTTCAAATTGCTTCTCAATGCGGTCTATTTCCATTTCGCATCTAGCCTTGATCGCTGCTGAGACTGCTCCACCGCTGCTCAGTGTCTGTTGTATCGAGTAGAACTCCAGAGCTAATCCGAGAATCATGTTGATCCGACTTGCGATGATTGCCCACTACACAGCCACCATCAAACATGAAACACTTAGTTTTCTGGCGCCTCAAATTCACACATATAAAATCTTATGCAACTGAAGAGATAATGTGATGGTCCATGTACCAGCTTTTCTTGAACCACAAAGCATTGCCTCTGAATCGATAACAAGTAGGTCTCATGTACATATATGACCTCGTCTAGAGACCCTGCTTTTACCATTGCTTCGCACAGTTCGCGCCATGCTGTGTGATATACCTGTTTACAAGATTCAGTAAGTATATTATTGAAGCCGTAAGATCAACTTTCTATTTTGCCCACAGCTCTTGCACATATATTACTTCAACGAAAATGATACtgtaatcataatcaatcatatagTATCAGACATTACCCTGTCCATTACGTATTGATGAAAAGCATCCACAAAATTGAGTAGCTTTTGTTCAAGTAACCAGTGGTGCTTGCGGATTTTTGTTGCTGAGCCTTTACCCTGTCACATACACAAACGCACCAAATCACAAATTTTATCAAACTACACCACGTTATTATCAATACTCTTTATATTTATCCATATTGATCATAACATTGATTAGCCCCTTTGAAAGTGTATTTAGATGTCACATGAAACATTctaagaagaaagaaatgagcAAGAACCTTCCACATCCACCTTCGTGCTTTATCTAGCACATATTTTGCTCGTTTGACCTTCAGCAAAAATCCCATCACctgttttcatttaaataattaacacatGAGAACGACAAACTGTTTCCCCAAAAAAATACAGATGAGAAAGGGTTACCTGGTTATACTTCTTAATGGCCTCACTATTGGCAATAAGCTCAAGCGGCCATGGCACCTTCAAAAATAGTTTGGATATTTAAATACACAAAAATGTTAATACGCTGCAACTGGTTGGACGAGTAAATGTCTTTCTCTGTACCTTGTATGTGAATTTGAGAGACTCGAGGCAGTCTATCCCAAAGTTGTTAATACGGCTTTTACGAGTGGAAGAAAGGGGTACTACATCACCCTTGtcatctttgtctttgtctAAACAACCTTCTCTGGAAATAGATACCACCAACGAATCAGGACTGTTTAACAGCATGGCATCAGCTGAATTCCTAATTGATTCCTGTAGATAACCATTCAAATTTGGAATCAACCTTGTTTGTGTGAACACGATATACGGCAGTTTTAGTAGAAAGAGCTAAATCAAACTTGGTTACCTGAAGGATTATGTTCAACTCAAAATCATCATTTGTTAACTCCCCCTTGCCCAACTTGTTGAATATGACAGTCAGAAAATGCTGCAGAAGGTCCCCTGAAAATTTTACGGTTTCGTTAAGATTCCAGATACAGGCCATGTAGACAAAGATGCTGAAGCACATAAAACCTACCTGAACCTAACAAGTAAATGGCACGCAACACGGCAAGTTCGTGCATCAATTTCCAATCATTCATTAGTTTTGATAAAATCATTTTGCCAATGTAGTCCACCTACAACACGCACAACTTTCATAAGCTCACAAAAGTATGCAATGCCATAGAAACAAACGGCactgcaaagcatatatcacCGTACCTGCCTCCTGATGTAGATTGTGAAGCATTCTTGCATTATTACAACAGGAAGCGGAGCATCCCTTGGCTCTGCCTTTAGCATCCAGCTGAGAACTTTTGAAAGAAGGGTACTATTCTTTTGGAAAGGTAGGAACTCTGACATATGGAGCTCcggcttttgtttttatt is a genomic window of Brassica napus cultivar Da-Ae chromosome A2, Da-Ae, whole genome shotgun sequence containing:
- the LOC125586168 gene encoding glycosyltransferase family protein 64 C3-like, which encodes MDQIGTSNAFFSIWFLLFLALSVTPLVFSRTLSADPDPCDAMKLRDFQKLRSDQITVLINGYSESRIPLLQSIVAAYSGSSIVSSILVLWGNPTTPAQLLDHLYHNLTRYSLGTASISLIQQPSSSLNARFLPRPSVDTRAVLICDDDVEVDKKSLEFAFSVWKSNPDRLLGMFVRSHGFDLLGKDWIYTVHPDKYSIVLTKFMMMKQDYLFEYSCNGGVEMEEMRGVVDTMRNCEDILMNFVAADKLRAGPIMVGAERVRDWGDARNNEEEQEQVENGVREAGLSSRRVEHRKRRGKCIREFHRVMGKMPLMYSYGKVVNSVGEQGLCRKSGKLVFCDRD
- the BNAC02G23220D gene encoding uncharacterized protein BNAC02G23220D, with translation MGKVVEKLGRCLKTVFFMVAMLVSLLVSSLPVLVAIGDVLVPTFLLSSFTCLTCYSFNDHLSRYSFKTSLTDIPLVSLLRSFLLICVYSLSDGPALSHGPYLGTVSLCSVVSIVLLSVKACIFTANSQLNSEASISPSRQRLHLKKSWGMPVLFLSSVVFALGHTVVAYRTSCRARRKLLFHRAVDPEAVLSCKSVFSSYQKVPRSPIPLVRKVSKTDGEVRRKLPSSTSNDGELPVRVLADLDSLFVTVTGLSVHYKICTPGSPRQSSVSSTLSPEANSMLNVPEAMAGRLKLDRKLLSMVTRNKLNHHHHKSCSSLFNNSSSSLHDPLLEGSPTSPLLFKDTQEEEDVMNASSCGGVTEQQDPSDGSFGVVLVHGFGGGVFSWRNVMGSLAHQLGCVVTAFDRPGWGLTARPHVKDLEERDLPNPYTLENQVDMLVAFCHEMGFASVVLVGHDDGGLIALKAAQRLVASNDDATIKVKGVVLLNVSLTREVVPAFARILLHTSLGKKHLVRPLLRTEIAQVVNRRAWYDPAKMTSDVLKLYKAPLHVEGWDEALHEIGRLSSEMVLSTQNAQSLLKAVESLPVLVVAGAEDALVPLKSSQVMASKLFNSRLVAISGCGHLPHEECPKALLAAMTPFISRLVLSD